The proteins below are encoded in one region of Takifugu rubripes chromosome 1, fTakRub1.2, whole genome shotgun sequence:
- the LOC101066095 gene encoding indian hedgehog B protein-like, which translates to MRISLLRLTASLCALVLLFLLAPASEGCGPGRGYGKRRLPKKLIPLAYKQFSPNVAEKTLGASGRPEGKITRNSERFKELTPNYNTDIFFKDEEETGADRLMTQRCKDKLNSLAISVMNMWPGVKLRVTEGWDEDGHHSEDSLHYEGRAVDITTSDRDRNKYAMLARLAVEAGFDWVYYESKAHIHCSVKSEHSVAAKTGGCFSGDAQVVLEGGVTKPMRDLRPGDRVLSSSATEGLGPFIYSPVLSFLDRRPNVTSVFYTIGTVAGHSITLTAAHLIYVTDCVWNETYGDLYLDPAQEVGFSRDRGLRIVFASEVQPGQCVLTSGGKVGSQATFSPVTFVRAQRSTGLYAPLTEHGSIVVNGVLASCYAAVDSHRLAHWALAPLRLFYTLLGPSGSQTDGLHWYPWLLQRLGTMLLDTEHFHPWGVDRGQS; encoded by the exons ATGAGGATCTCCTTACTCCGTCTAACCGCCTCTCTGTGCGCCTtggtcctcctcttcctcctcgcacCTGCTTCGGAGGGCTGCGGACCGGGCAGGGGGTACGGCAAGAGGCGACTTCCCAAAAAACTCATCCCGCTGGCCTACAAACAGTTCAGCCCAAACGTAGCCGAGAAGACCCTGGGGGCCAGCGGGAGACCCGAGGGCAAAATAACGCGCAATTCCGAGCGTTTCAAAGAGCTGACGCCGAACTACAACACGGATATTTTCTtcaaggatgaggaggaaacgGGCGCCGACAGGCTCATGACTCAG CGCTGTAAGGACAAATTAAACTCTCTGGCCATCTCTGTGATGAACATGTGGCCGGGTGTTAAGCTAAGAGTGACGGAGGGCTGGGATGAGGACGGTCACCACTCTGAGGACTCGCTCCACTACGAGGGACGTGCTGTTGATATAACCACCTCAGACAG GGACAGAAATAAGTACGCCATGCTGGCCCGGTTGGCTGTGGAAGCTGGGTTTGACTGGGTTTACTACGAGTCTAAAGCCCACATTCACTGTAGTGTCAAATCAG AACATTCTGTCGCGGCCAAAACTGGTGGTTGTTTCAGTGGCGACGCCCAGGTCGTCCTCGAGGGCGGCGTTACCAAGCCAATGCGTGACCTTCGCCCTGGTGACCGTGTCTTGTCTTCCTCAGCCACGGAGGGTCTTGGTCCATTCATCTACAGCCCGGTCCTGTCCTTTCTGGACCGCCGGCCCAACGTCACGTCGGTCTTCTACACCATCGGCACCGTTGCTGGGCACAGTATCACTCTGACAGCAGCTCACCTGATCTACGTCACAGACTGTGTGTGGAACGAGACCTACGGTGATCTGTATTTGGACCCAGCACAGGAAGTGGGATTTAGCCGGGACAGAGGCCTCAGGATAGTTTTTGCGAGCGAGGTCCAGCCGGGACAGTGTGTGCTAACATCAGGAGGGAAGGTGGGCTCACAAGCAACCTTCTCACCTGTGACTTTCGTGCGGGCACAGAGGAGCACGGGCTTGTACGCCCCTCTCACTGAACATGGCTCCATAGTGGTCAACGGCGTGTTAGCATCGTGCTACGCTGCTGTGGACAGTCACCGTTTGGCCCACTGGGCCCTGGCCCCACTCAGACTCTTCTACACCCTACTGGGACCTTCAGGATCACAGACTGATGGCCTACACTGGTATCCTTGGCTTCTGCAGAGGCTGGGAACAATGCTGCTGGACACTGAACACTTTCACCCCTGGGGGGTGGATCGAGGACAGAGCTAG